The Mytilus edulis chromosome 12, xbMytEdul2.2, whole genome shotgun sequence genome contains a region encoding:
- the LOC139497246 gene encoding complement C1q-like protein 3, whose translation MKIPLFSIFGCILLLFYGNVGGNKLPAPLLDNQNAPLVAMVDMSSADEHVKQYVNDAIKTKMSQLVTTKLGEVLESLKLEEKLERYIDQVKQNLTLDVTDDIKRIVDESITAKAPKTIPAFTAILTKTFKPGPHDVIKFDSVKTNIGGSYSANTGVFTVPQSGLYMISATIRSWGGQNIHCQLAVNDQSYAPIFGTNWSEGAISIAIQLTKGDRVCVRNDASNRSETVTGDTWSMFSGFLIQ comes from the exons ATGAAGATtccattattttcaatttttggatGTATTTTATTACTATTTTATGGAAATGTTGGTGGCAATAAACTACCCGCTCCATTACTGGACAATCAAAATGCTCCATTAGTGGCCATGGTTGACATGTCAAGTGCAGACGAACACGTCAAACAGTATGTCAACGATGCTATCAAAACTAAAATGTCACAGTTAGTGACAACAAAACTAGGAGAGGTTCTGGAATCACTTAAACTTGAAGAGAAACTTGAACGTTACATTGACCAAGTAAAACAGAATTTAACGTTAGATGTCACAGACGATATAAAGAGAATAGTGGATGAGAGTATCACAGCTAAAG cacCCAAAACCATACCAGCTTTTACTGCAATTCTAACGAAAACATTCAAACCCGGGCCACATGACGTTATAAAGTTTGATTCTGTGAAAACTAACATAGGAGGCAGCTACTCAGCGAACACTGGGGTATTTACCGTGCCACAGTCCGGACTCTACATGATATCAGCCACAATTCGATCCTGGGGAGGACAGAACATACACTGCCAATTAGCCGTAAATGATCAATCCTACGCCCCAATATTTGGTACAAACTGGTCTGAAGGTGCTATCAGTATTGCCATCCAGTTGACTAAAGGGGACAGAGTTTGTGTCAGGAATGATGCAAGTAATAGGTCAGAAACAGTCACTGGAGACACCTGGTCTATGTTCtcaggatttttaattcagtaa